CTTCGACGAGACCGCGCTTCAAACCTGGCTGGAAGCGCATGTCGACGGCTTCGTCGGACCGCTGACGGTCAGCCAGTTCAAGGGTGGCCAATCCAACCCGACCTACAAGCTCGACACGCCGTCGGCCTCCTATGTCCTGCGCCGCAAGCCGCCGGGCAAGACCCTTCCGGGCGCCCATGCCGTGGACCGCGAATATCGGGTGATGGAAGCGCTGGGAGGCCAGGGCTTTCCGGTCCCCCGCGTCCACGGGCTGTGCGAGGATGACGACGTGATCGGCACCGCCTTCTTCGTGATGGACATGGTGCCGGGGCGGATCGTGTGGGAAGCGCAGTTTCCCGGCCTGACCCCCGAAGCCCGCGCCGCCCATTTCGACGCGATGAACGCCACCATCGCCCAGCTCCACGGCTATGATCCGCCCGCGATCGGACTTGGTGATTATGGCAAGGCCGGTGGCTTCGTCGCCCGCCAGGTCGCGCGCTGGTCGAAGCAATATCAGGGCGACGTCGAAGCGGGCCGCAACGCCGACATGGACCGGCTGGTCGGCTGGCTGGAGACGCACCTGCCGGCGGACAGCGGCGAAAGCCGGGTGATCCACGGCGACTATCGCTGCGACAACATGATCTTCGACGCCGCCGAGCCGCAGGTGCGGGCGGTGCTGGACTGGGAGCTGTCGACCCTCGGCGACCCCGAAAGCGACTTCGTCTATCATTGCATGATGTACCGCATGCCCGCCGGGCTGTTCACCGGCCTCGCGGGGCTCGACCTGCCTTCGCTCGGCATCCCCAGCGAGGAGGATTACGTCGCCGCCTACTGCCGCCGCACCGGGCGCGAGGGCATTCCGGCGTTCGACTATCTGATGGTGTTCAACCTGTTCCGGCTTGCCGCGATCATCCACGGCATCAAGGGCCGCCTCGCCCGCGGCAGCGCATCCAGCTCGCATGCCGCGGAAAGCGCCAAGGTGCTCGAGCCGCTGGCCGCCATGGCCTGGGCCCAGGCAGAGCAGGCCCGCCTCTAACGAAAAGGCCGCCCCGGTCATCCCGGAGCGGCCCCTTCGATTTAGTTCACCGGGAAGCCCCGGCGCTTCAGCAGCGCCGTCACGTCCGGGTCCCGCCCGCGGAACTGGCGATAGGCTTCGGCCCGGTCGGTCTGGCTACCGGTCGACAGCAGGATCGTGCGGAAGCGATCCGCGATCTGCTTGTTGAACGGATCGCCGGTCTCCTCGAACGCCGCCCAGGTGTCGGCATCCATCGTCTCCGACCACAGGTAGCTGTAATAGCCCGCCGAATAGGCGTCCGAGCTGAACAGGTGTCCGAACTGCGGCAAGCGGTGACGCATCCGCATCTCCTTGGGCATGCCCAGTTCGGCCAGCGTGTCGCGCTCGAATTTGTCGGCATCGACCACCCCGCCCGGCTGCAGGTGCAGCTTCATGTCGACCAGCGCCGAGGACAGATATTCAACCGTCTGGAAACCCTGTCCGAAGGTGTCGGCCCGCTCGATCTTGTCGACCAGGCTCTTGGGCATCGGCTGCTTGGTCTTGTAGTGCAGCGCGAAGCGGTCGAGCACCGGCCGGGTCAGCAGCCAATTCTCGTTCACCTGGCTCGGATATTCCACGAAGTCGCGCTGCGACCCGTTGAAGCTCGGGTAGCGGACGTCCGACAGCAGGTAGTTGATGGCGTGCCCGAACTCGTGGAACAGGGTCGAGGCATCGTCCAGGCTGACCAGCACCGGCTGGCCGGCTTCGGGCTTGTTGAAATTGTTGTTGTTGCTGACCAGCGCCGGGTCCTGGCCGGTCAGGCCGCTCGGCAGGCGATAGCTGGTCATCCACGCGCCCGAGCGCTTGCCCTCGCGGCCATAGGTGTCGAGGTAGAACAGGCCGATGGTCTTGCCTTCGCGGGTGACCTCGAAGGTGCGGACGTCGGGGTGAAACACCGGGACCGACCCGGTATTCTCCTTGAACTGCATGCCGTAGAGCTGCCCGGCGCTCCAGAACATGCCCTGCACCAGATTATCGAGCTGGAAGTAGGGTTTGATCTCCTCTTCCGACAGGTCGTACTTGGCCTTGCGCACCTTCTCGTTGAGGAAGCGCGTGTCCCACGGCTCGACGGTCGAGATTTTCGCCGCGCGGGCGAACGGCGCCATGTCGGCGATCTCTTCCTTGGCCCGCGCGACCGCCGCTGGCCACACCCGCATCATCAGGTCCATGCCCCGCTCGGGGGTTTTGGCCATCGTATCCTGCATCCGCCAGTGGGCGTGGGTCTGGAAGCCGAGCAGCTTGGCGCGATCGGCGCGCAGCTTCACGATCTGCGCGATGAGGCCGTTGGTGTCGTTGGCATTGCCGTTGTCGCCACGATTGACGAACGCGGTCCACACCTTCTGGCGCAGCGCGCGGTTGGTGCCGAAGGTCAGCACCGGCTCGAACGCCGACCGCGTGTTGCGGATCGCGTAGGTGCCGGCAGGCAGGCCCTTGGCCTTTGCGACCGACGCGGCAGCCGCCTTGATGTCGGCCGGAACGCCGGCCATCTCGGCCTCGCTGGCTTGGGTGAAGGTGCCCTCGTCGGCCAGCAGGCGCGCATTGAAGTCGCTGAACAGCGACGCCAGCCGCTGGTTGTAGCCGCTCAGCTGCTGCTTTTGCGCCGGATCGAGCTTGGCGCCGTTACGCACCCGCGCCTCATAGGTCCGCTCGAGCAGGCGCAGCTGCACTGCGTCGAGACCGAGGCTGGCGCGATTGGTGTAAAGCGTCTCGATCCGGCTGAAAAGCTTGGGATCGAGCGTGATCTCGTCACCCGCGGCCGACAGCTTGGGACTCCACTCCTTGTCCAGCGCCTGGATTTCGGGGGTCGACAGATTGTCGGTGTAGACACCGAAGATGCTGCCCACGCGGTCGAGCCGGTCGCCGGCCTTCTGCATTGCCTCGATGGTGTTGGCGAAGGTCGGAGCCTCGGGATTATCGGCAATGGCGCGATATTCGCGGCGCTGCTCGTCAATCGCAAAGGTCAGTGCTTCCGGAAAGTCGCTGGCCTTGACCCGGTCCCACGGCGGAACGCCGCCATAGGCGCCGGTCCAGTCGGCCAGCAGAATGTTGTTCGGGACGGCCGGAGCCGCCTCGACCGGCGCCGCCTCGGCAACCGCGGCAGGGGTGGCGGCGGGCTCAGCGGCCGGCACGGTCGCGCAGCCGGCGAGAAGGATCAGGGAGGAACCGGCAAGAAGGGCAGATTTCAGCATCAAGGAACGACCTCATGGTGGTTGCGAGGGCGTCACTGCCGCCCTTCCCCGTGCCCGCCAAGGCTAAGTTCGACAGACGGGGGTGCATTGGGCCGCACAATAGGCCGTGCCGCTTAACCCAGCATGGCCAAGTCCTTGATCAGCCAAGCAGAAATGGCGCGAGGGGAAGCAGCAGCTTGACGTCGACCGCGACCCCGGCCGCGCGGCGGGCGGCGACGAAGCGAGCCAGATCGTCCCCAGCGACGAGGTGCACGGTGATGTCCTCTTCGCCCGCCACCCCGCCACCCTCGCCGATCCGGCGAACGTCATGGACGCGAACCAGGGTAAAGCTTTCGCTCAGCATGCCGGGCGAGGCGTGGAAATCGCCCAGCCGCTCGACCCTCCCGGCGGTGAAGCCGGTTTCTTCCTCCAGCTCCTTGATCGCGGTCTCCTCGACCGTGGCGCCATCGCCATGGTCGCCGACTAGCCCCGCCGGAAGCTCCAGGCACGGCCCGCCGATCGCAGCGCGGGGTTGCTCAACCAGGATCCACTTGCCGTCATGCTGGGCTAGCACCACCACCGCACGGATACCGCCGACCCGGCCGGCATATTCCCACTTGCCCTTGCGCTGGGCAGTGACGAAGCGGCCCGCCCACATCGTCTCGGGCGGTAGGTCGAGGTCGGGGTCGTGGCTCACAGTTCGATGAGTTTGTCGGGGATCTCGTTCACGTCTTCGCTGGTCTTGGGGAAATGGCGGGTCAGCACCTCGCCCACTTCCTCGACCGCCAGGGCAAGGCCATTGCCGGGCCGTCCTTCGCGAATCTCGCCAATCAACTCGGCCATTGCATCGCCCCAGCATTCGGGTGTTGTGACCTTGGTTACCGCCTCGTCGGCGACGATCTCGGCACGATGCTCGACCAGGCTAAGGTAGATCAGCACGGCGGTGCGGCCGACCGTGCGGCTCTCGGCGGCGGCGCGGAACAGGGCGATCGCCCGGCGGCGCACCCGGCGCTCCTTGGTCGCACCTGGGGTCAGCGCTAGCCGCACCGGCCGCCACTTGAACAGCAGCAGGGCAAGCAGGAAGCCGAGAACCGCAAGGACCATCGCCGAGAACAGCACCTCGCCCGCGCTGGCCGTTTCACCCCAGCCGAACAGGCCTTCCCACGCGCTCGCCAGAACGGCCGACTGCCAGGCGCAGAATGCCAGCACGCCGATCATCGCCGCCACCGCCCAGTGGAGGGCGACATCGTGATAGCTGTCGCTGTCGGCCGACACGATGGTCAGAATCTCGCCGTCGCTGGCGCGTTCCGCCGCGGCGATCGCCTCGCTCACCTTGCGGTGGTCGTCGGGTTCGAGCCGGAGCGTCACCATGATCCCGACGCTCCGCCGCCGCCAAAGCCGCCGCCCCCGCCGGAAAAGCCGCCGCCTCCCCCGAAGCCACCGCCGCCGCCGCCACCGAAGCCGCCGAACCCGCCGCCGCCCTGGCCGCCGCGGGCCGCATGGCTCAGCACGTCAAGGCCCCACAGCACGACCAGCGGATCGACCCCGCCGCCACGCCGCCGCTTGCCGCGATATTTCCGGCCCTGCCCGCGCCGCGCGAAGGACAGGAAGACGAAGCCCACCACCAGGCCCCAGAAGACGATCGGGAAGATCCCGGCGCCGCCTCGCGAACTTTGCCTCGGTGGGGCCTGCGCCTGCTTCTGCGCGGCCTCGACCGCGGCGCGCTCGGCGGCCTCGGGAGGCGCCTGCAATTGCGCAATCAGCGCGTCGGTACCAGCACCGATCCCGCCCGGAAAGTCGCCTGCCTTGAAGCGCGGAATGATCGTCTCTTCGATCACCCGGTT
Above is a window of Sphingomonas glaciei DNA encoding:
- a CDS encoding NUDIX hydrolase, producing the protein MSHDPDLDLPPETMWAGRFVTAQRKGKWEYAGRVGGIRAVVVLAQHDGKWILVEQPRAAIGGPCLELPAGLVGDHGDGATVEETAIKELEEETGFTAGRVERLGDFHASPGMLSESFTLVRVHDVRRIGEGGGVAGEEDITVHLVAGDDLARFVAARRAAGVAVDVKLLLPLAPFLLG
- a CDS encoding phosphotransferase family protein, with translation MDRTTANTGTREVSERLRFDETALQTWLEAHVDGFVGPLTVSQFKGGQSNPTYKLDTPSASYVLRRKPPGKTLPGAHAVDREYRVMEALGGQGFPVPRVHGLCEDDDVIGTAFFVMDMVPGRIVWEAQFPGLTPEARAAHFDAMNATIAQLHGYDPPAIGLGDYGKAGGFVARQVARWSKQYQGDVEAGRNADMDRLVGWLETHLPADSGESRVIHGDYRCDNMIFDAAEPQVRAVLDWELSTLGDPESDFVYHCMMYRMPAGLFTGLAGLDLPSLGIPSEEDYVAAYCRRTGREGIPAFDYLMVFNLFRLAAIIHGIKGRLARGSASSSHAAESAKVLEPLAAMAWAQAEQARL
- a CDS encoding M3 family metallopeptidase, which gives rise to MLKSALLAGSSLILLAGCATVPAAEPAATPAAVAEAAPVEAAPAVPNNILLADWTGAYGGVPPWDRVKASDFPEALTFAIDEQRREYRAIADNPEAPTFANTIEAMQKAGDRLDRVGSIFGVYTDNLSTPEIQALDKEWSPKLSAAGDEITLDPKLFSRIETLYTNRASLGLDAVQLRLLERTYEARVRNGAKLDPAQKQQLSGYNQRLASLFSDFNARLLADEGTFTQASEAEMAGVPADIKAAAASVAKAKGLPAGTYAIRNTRSAFEPVLTFGTNRALRQKVWTAFVNRGDNGNANDTNGLIAQIVKLRADRAKLLGFQTHAHWRMQDTMAKTPERGMDLMMRVWPAAVARAKEEIADMAPFARAAKISTVEPWDTRFLNEKVRKAKYDLSEEEIKPYFQLDNLVQGMFWSAGQLYGMQFKENTGSVPVFHPDVRTFEVTREGKTIGLFYLDTYGREGKRSGAWMTSYRLPSGLTGQDPALVSNNNNFNKPEAGQPVLVSLDDASTLFHEFGHAINYLLSDVRYPSFNGSQRDFVEYPSQVNENWLLTRPVLDRFALHYKTKQPMPKSLVDKIERADTFGQGFQTVEYLSSALVDMKLHLQPGGVVDADKFERDTLAELGMPKEMRMRHRLPQFGHLFSSDAYSAGYYSYLWSETMDADTWAAFEETGDPFNKQIADRFRTILLSTGSQTDRAEAYRQFRGRDPDVTALLKRRGFPVN
- a CDS encoding TPM domain-containing protein, with protein sequence MSWLRGLLVMLVLSVSLPAHAQDFPKLTGRVVDVANIIPPAEEAALTAKLEALEKQSSRQLVVATVPDLGGYEIEDYGYRLGRAWGIGQKESDNGAILLVAPNQRRVRVEVGTGLEPILTDAFSNRVIEETIIPRFKAGDFPGGIGAGTDALIAQLQAPPEAAERAAVEAAQKQAQAPPRQSSRGGAGIFPIVFWGLVVGFVFLSFARRGQGRKYRGKRRRGGGVDPLVVLWGLDVLSHAARGGQGGGGFGGFGGGGGGGFGGGGGFSGGGGGFGGGGASGSW
- a CDS encoding TPM domain-containing protein; the protein is MVTLRLEPDDHRKVSEAIAAAERASDGEILTIVSADSDSYHDVALHWAVAAMIGVLAFCAWQSAVLASAWEGLFGWGETASAGEVLFSAMVLAVLGFLLALLLFKWRPVRLALTPGATKERRVRRRAIALFRAAAESRTVGRTAVLIYLSLVEHRAEIVADEAVTKVTTPECWGDAMAELIGEIREGRPGNGLALAVEEVGEVLTRHFPKTSEDVNEIPDKLIEL